In a genomic window of Punica granatum isolate Tunisia-2019 chromosome 6, ASM765513v2, whole genome shotgun sequence:
- the LOC116211858 gene encoding GTPase LSG1-2 — MGKNEKTGLGRALVKHHNQMIQQSKEKGRFYRSQHKKVLESVTDVSDIEAVIQQTEESDLLLSVAADTPNLPINLDGSSSTSHLTPEERRELRKREEVLHAGSLQVPRRPPWSPAMTVEDLDANEKRAFLVWRRGLARLEENENLVLTPFEKNLDIWRQLWRVVERSDLLVMVVDARDPLFYRCPDLEAYAQEVDQYKRTLLLVNKADLLPYSVRENWATFFQQHEILYLFWSAKAASAALEGKKLASPWRTQGNLQEKDDPDTKIYGRDELLARLQSEAEEIAKMRREADSTSSLSNGHSSNGSTHSKTVVVGFVGYPNVGKSSTINALVGQKRTGVTSTPGKTKHFQTLIISEELTLCDCPGLVFPSFSSSRHEMIACGVLPIDRMTEHREALQVVANRVPRQVIEQVYNIRLPKPKPYEPQDRPPLASELLRAFCASRGYVGASGLPDETRAARLMLKDYIEGKLPHYEMPPGMEPEEVEAEREDSVEPTHEMPESDSSDVENCSQEVAGETVPVLDDVLDDLNHFDVANGLASSKKGAAKKQSASHKNHKKPQRKKDRSWRVGNDDGDGMPVARVFQKAS, encoded by the exons ATGGGGAAGAACGAGAAGACAGGGCTCGGGAGAGCTCTGGTGAAGCACCACAACCAGATGATCCAGCAGTCGAAGGAGAAGGGCCGGTTCTACCGGAGCCAGCACAAGAAGGTCCTCGAGTCCGTCACCGACGTCAGCGACATCGAAGCCGTCATCCAACAGACCGAGGAGTCCGACCTTCTCCTCTCCGTCGCCGCCGACACCCCTAACCTCCCTATCAATCT GGACGGGAGCTCTAGCACCAGCCATTTGACGCCCGAGGAGAGGAGGGAGCTGCGGAAGAGAGAGGAGGTCTTGCATGCCGGCAGTCTCCAAGTTCCACGAAG GCCACCATGGAGTCCTGCAATGACTGTGGAAGATCTTGATGCCAACGAGAAAAGAGCTTTCTTGGTATGGCGTCGGGGCTTGGCTAG ACTTGAGGAGAATGAAAATCTTGTTCTTACTCCATTTGAGAAAAACCTGGATATCTGGCGACAACTTTGGCGTGTGGTTGAACGCAGTGATCTG CTTGTAATGGTTGTAGATGCCAGAGACCCCCTATTCTACCGCTGTCCTGATCTTGAG GCCTATGCACAAGAGGTTGACCAGTACAAGAGAACACTGCTTCTTGTCAACAAGGCAGATCTGCTGCCATACTCTGTCAG GGAGAATTGGGCAACATTCTTCCAGCAGCATGAGATATTATATCTATTCTGGTCAGCTAAAGCTGCTTCTGCGGCTTTAGAAGGGAAAAAACTCGCCTCCCCATGGAGAACCCAAGGTAATCTGCAGGAAAAGGATGACCCCGATACTAAAATATATGGGAGGGATGAACTTTTGGCACGTTTGCAGTCTGAAGCTGAAGAAATTGCCAAGATGAGGAGGGAAGCAGACTCTACCAGCAGTCTCTCAAATGGCCATTCCTCTAATGGAAGTACACACTCTAAAACCGTTGTGGTTGgatttgttgggtatcccaaTGTTGGGAAGAGTTCAACCATCAACGCCTTGGTGGGTCAGAAAAGAACTGGTGTTACTTCTACTCCAGGGAAGACTAAGCACTTCCAGACTCTGATTATATCCGAGGAGCTAACTCTATGTGACTGTCCCGGTCTAGTATTTCCATCCTTTTCGAGCTCAAGGCATGAGATGATTGCTTGTGGGGTTTTGCCCATTGATAGGATGACTGAGCACAGGGAGGCTCTGCAGGTGGTGGCCAATCGAGTCCCCAGGCAAGTAATTGAACAGGTTTATAATATAAGACTGCCCAAACCCAAGCCTTACGAACCTCAGGATCGCCCTCCTCTGGCATCAGAGCTTCTGAGAGCCTTCTGTGCCTCTCGTGGGTATGTTGGAGCTAGTGGACTGCCCGATGAAACCAGAGCTGCGCGACTAATGCTGAAGGACTATATTGAAGGCAAGCTCCCTCACTATGAAATGCCCCCTGGGATGGAACCCGAGGAAGTGGAAGCTGAACGGGAAGATTCTGTGGAACCTACTCATGAAATGCCCGAATCAGATTCTTCTGACGTTGAGAATTGTTCGCAGGAGGTTGCAGGTGAAACTGTGCCTGTTCTTGATGATGTGCTAGACGACTTAAATCATTTTGACGTGGCTAATGGTTTGGCATCATCCAAGAAAGGTGCTGCTAAGAAGCAAAGTGCATCTCATAAGAACCACAAGAAGCCTCAGAGGAAGAAGGATCGATCCTGGAGGGTTGGGAATGATGATGGAGACGGAATGCCAGTGGCTAGGGTATTCCAAAAAGCCAGTTAA